In the genome of Porphyrobacter sp. ULC335, one region contains:
- a CDS encoding peroxiredoxin encodes MKRSIIAPLAALALAGIAAVTVTSASAELPKGAKAPGFSTTAALAGKEFGFNLKSALAKGPVVLYFYPKAFTSGCTLEANAFADAMPKFKAAGASVIGMSGDDIATLKRFSREECRDAFPVGVASAKIIAAYDVAMGKSGLTTRTSYVIAQDGRIVAVHSDSDYRGHVDKTLAAVRSLKK; translated from the coding sequence ATGAAACGCTCAATCATCGCCCCGCTCGCCGCGCTTGCCCTTGCCGGCATTGCCGCCGTTACCGTCACCAGCGCTTCGGCTGAATTGCCCAAGGGAGCCAAGGCACCCGGATTTTCGACGACCGCCGCGCTCGCCGGCAAGGAGTTCGGTTTCAACCTGAAGTCCGCTTTGGCGAAAGGCCCGGTGGTTCTCTATTTCTACCCCAAGGCGTTCACTTCGGGTTGCACGCTGGAAGCCAATGCTTTCGCTGACGCCATGCCCAAGTTCAAGGCGGCCGGCGCGAGCGTAATCGGCATGTCGGGTGACGATATCGCGACCCTCAAGCGTTTCAGCCGCGAGGAATGCCGGGACGCTTTCCCGGTCGGCGTCGCTTCGGCCAAGATCATCGCCGCTTATGACGTGGCTATGGGCAAATCCGGCCTGACCACGCGCACGTCTTACGTGATCGCGCAGGACGGGCGGATCGTCGCTGTTCATTCGGATTCGGATTATCGCGGCCATGTCGACAAGACGCTCGCGGCGGTGCGTTCGCTGAAGAAGTAG
- the prfB gene encoding peptide chain release factor 2 has protein sequence MRAEAQAYINRIDAALALVRLSLDWERALRRLEELNARVQDPNLWDNPKQAQAISREQKTLETAVNTVNEIAAEMADAIEFIEMGEAEGEDSIVDDGLRTLERLADRADADKVQALLSGEVDGNDTYLEIHAGAGGTESQDWAEMLFRMYGRWAERRGFKVETVEYQAGEQAGIKSATLLIKGDGAYGYAKTESGVHRLVRISPYDSSARRHTSFSSVWVFPVIDDSFEIDINPADLKIDTYRASGAGGQHVNTTDSAVRITHQPSGIVVASQQDRSQHKNREIAMNMLKARLYEAEMRAREEAASAEHSAKSDIGWGHQIRSYVLQPYQMVKDLRTGVVSTSPDAVLDGAIDPFISAALAQRVTGEKVEIEDVE, from the coding sequence ATGCGGGCCGAGGCCCAGGCTTACATCAACCGGATCGATGCGGCGCTGGCGCTGGTGCGCCTGTCGCTCGACTGGGAGCGCGCGCTGCGGCGGCTCGAGGAGCTGAACGCGCGCGTGCAGGACCCGAACCTGTGGGACAATCCCAAGCAGGCGCAGGCGATCAGCCGCGAGCAGAAGACGCTCGAGACGGCGGTCAACACCGTGAACGAAATCGCCGCCGAAATGGCCGACGCCATCGAGTTCATCGAAATGGGCGAAGCCGAGGGCGAGGACAGCATCGTCGATGATGGTCTGCGCACGCTCGAACGGCTCGCCGACCGCGCCGATGCCGACAAGGTGCAGGCGCTTCTCTCGGGTGAGGTCGACGGCAACGACACCTATCTGGAAATCCACGCAGGCGCGGGCGGCACGGAAAGCCAGGACTGGGCCGAGATGCTGTTCCGCATGTATGGCCGCTGGGCCGAACGCCGCGGTTTCAAGGTCGAGACGGTGGAGTACCAGGCGGGCGAGCAGGCTGGGATCAAGTCGGCAACGTTGCTCATCAAGGGCGACGGTGCCTATGGCTATGCCAAGACCGAAAGCGGTGTCCATCGCCTCGTCCGGATCAGCCCCTATGACAGTTCGGCGCGGCGCCACACCAGCTTTTCGAGCGTGTGGGTCTTCCCGGTGATCGACGATTCTTTCGAGATCGACATCAACCCCGCAGACCTGAAAATCGACACCTACCGCGCCTCGGGTGCAGGCGGGCAGCACGTCAACACCACCGATTCCGCGGTGCGCATTACCCACCAGCCGAGCGGGATCGTGGTCGCCAGCCAGCAGGACCGCAGCCAGCACAAGAACCGCGAAATCGCTATGAACATGCTGAAGGCGAGGCTTTACGAGGCCGAGATGCGTGCCCGCGAGGAAGCGGCCAGCGCGGAGCATTCAGCCAAGAGCGATATTGGCTGGGGCCACCAGATCCGCTCCTACGTCTTGCAGCCCTACCAGATGGTCAAGGACCTGCGCACCGGCGTGGTCTCGACCTCGCCCGATGCGGTTCTGGACGGCGCGATCGACCCCTTCATCTCTGCCGCGCTCGCTCAGCGCGTAACGGGCGAAAAGGTCGAGATCGAGGACGTGGAATAA
- a CDS encoding class I SAM-dependent methyltransferase: MQPRRLLLSSIAAMAAVMLAGCDMLVPAAPDRPDSALAFPTPDRPVASVVSNQFSNEDVRDERNEAQVVMELADMRPGMTVADIGAGEGYYTVRLAERVGADGRVLAQDISREALDRLGRRVERERLENISIKFGDTDNPQLPPDSFDRIFMVHMYHEVTEPYAFLWNMWPALNAGGQIVVVESDSPVGRHGLPHTVLFCEFEAVGYVLVEYIERPDIKGYFARFQRGAARTAPDAIKVCDAG, translated from the coding sequence ATGCAGCCCCGGCGCCTGCTCCTTTCCAGCATCGCGGCGATGGCCGCTGTCATGCTGGCCGGGTGTGACATGCTTGTCCCGGCAGCGCCGGACCGGCCGGATAGCGCGCTTGCCTTCCCCACTCCCGACCGCCCGGTCGCCAGTGTCGTCTCCAACCAGTTCTCCAACGAGGACGTGCGTGACGAGCGCAACGAAGCGCAGGTCGTCATGGAACTCGCCGACATGCGCCCGGGAATGACCGTTGCCGACATTGGTGCGGGCGAGGGCTATTATACCGTGCGGCTCGCCGAAAGGGTCGGCGCTGACGGGCGCGTGCTGGCGCAGGATATCAGCCGCGAGGCTCTGGACAGGCTGGGCCGCCGCGTGGAGCGGGAACGGCTCGAGAATATCTCGATCAAGTTCGGCGATACCGATAATCCGCAGCTTCCGCCTGACAGCTTCGACCGCATCTTCATGGTGCACATGTACCACGAGGTGACGGAGCCTTACGCGTTCCTGTGGAACATGTGGCCGGCCCTCAACGCGGGCGGGCAGATTGTTGTGGTGGAAAGCGACAGCCCCGTAGGCCGCCACGGCCTTCCGCACACGGTGCTGTTCTGCGAGTTCGAGGCGGTGGGCTATGTGCTTGTCGAGTATATCGAGCGCCCTGACATCAAAGGCTATTTCGCCCGTTTCCAGCGCGGTGCCGCGCGTACCGCGCCGGATGCGATCAAGG
- a CDS encoding N-acetylmuramoyl-L-alanine amidase family protein has protein sequence MSYRTLLLIVLLVPALLLGGAAVLGVTIPVPIWGRDYVQRIVLDEGQAPIDLPPISGPDDPSRPLVVIDAGHGGRDPGAIGTDPEGRKVSEKDITLAIALALRDELLRQGGIRVALTRSDDRILPLPHRPEIARRLEADLFVSIHADSAGEREDVSGASIYTLSDEASSEAAARFAARENDADRLNGITIDGQSEAVSAILVELSQQRTQEDALAFAGLVVREGERDLAFVPEPRRAAALAVLRAPDVPSVLFESGFVTNLSDRARLTTSEGRARYAGVLARAIRVYFARRSEPQAGGE, from the coding sequence ATGAGTTATCGCACCCTGCTGCTGATCGTTCTGCTTGTCCCGGCCTTGCTGCTGGGCGGGGCGGCTGTGCTGGGTGTGACGATACCGGTGCCGATCTGGGGGCGCGACTACGTGCAGCGCATCGTGCTGGACGAGGGTCAGGCACCGATTGATCTTCCACCCATCTCCGGCCCTGACGACCCCTCGCGCCCGCTGGTGGTGATCGACGCGGGCCATGGCGGCCGCGATCCCGGCGCGATCGGTACCGATCCCGAGGGGCGCAAGGTGAGCGAGAAGGACATCACCCTCGCGATCGCGCTGGCGCTGCGCGACGAGCTGCTGCGACAAGGCGGCATCCGCGTTGCGCTGACACGCTCTGACGACCGTATTCTCCCGCTCCCGCACCGGCCCGAAATCGCCCGCCGGCTTGAGGCTGACCTGTTCGTGTCGATCCACGCCGATTCCGCCGGAGAGCGTGAGGACGTCAGCGGGGCGAGCATTTACACGCTATCTGACGAGGCATCGAGCGAGGCGGCGGCCCGCTTTGCCGCACGCGAGAACGACGCAGACCGGCTCAATGGCATCACAATCGACGGGCAGAGCGAGGCGGTGAGTGCGATCCTCGTCGAACTGTCGCAGCAGCGGACGCAGGAAGACGCGCTGGCCTTTGCCGGTCTGGTGGTGCGCGAGGGCGAGCGCGATCTGGCTTTCGTACCCGAGCCGCGCCGCGCGGCAGCGCTGGCGGTGCTGCGTGCACCCGATGTGCCGTCGGTGCTGTTCGAAAGCGGCTTCGTGACCAATCTTTCCGACCGCGCCCGGCTCACCACATCCGAGGGGCGGGCGCGCTATGCCGGCGTGCTGGCGCGCGCGATCCGCGTCTACTTCGCGCGCCGGAGCGAGCCGCAGGCGGGCGGGGAATAG
- a CDS encoding penicillin-binding protein 1A: MTEPDTPSTQPSTWAYLRYRVNRDLGGALAWFRARWRESRLFRMVAIAFGLFLALWIAVFVWLASDLPEAEALLTYETPLPTVVRGVDGEIVHSYARERRVQLQYADFPQKLIESYLAAEDKTFFSHGGVDFLGTANAVFDYARKAGTGERAVGGSTITQQVAKNLLLGDEYSVSRKLKEMILAGRIEQVLTKQEILELYLNEIPLGRRSFGVQAAARAYFDKDVDDLELHEMAFLAILPKAPERYGRKGQEQAALERRNFVLGQMEANGFITGSERRAAAAKPLGLVTQRRERSVDAGYFLEEVRRELIERFGENAEGGPNSVYAGGLWVRTSLDPQMQLAARDALREGLLRYHGGRAWAGPIATLDVSEGNWASQLQSSPLGISYKDWRVGVVTSRSGQSARIGFADGTEAPLGGLPNALKAGDVIAASPSGNGWNVRTIPEAQGALVVESAQTGRVLAMQGGFDHRLSDFNRATQANRQPGSTIKPFVYAAGLDTGMTPSTQVDNTRFCYYQGAGLGEKCIRGGTGSGGQHPMRYGLEQSQNIMTVQIGMTAGMNNVVQGIEKLGIGKFPAYPSTALGAGETTLVKMVAAYSALANHGRLNPPTLIDYVQDRRGKVLWRADNRDCKGCNMPKWDGKPMPRFGVKGTQAMDARTAFQVMNMLRGAVSRGTATVLNPLGLPLFGKTGTTTGPKDVWFIGGTQQLVAGAYVGFDQPRNMGGYAFGGTIAAPIIKSLIEKTRTKWSDLPPVAPTGVRMVRVDRRSGKRVFDGWPSDDPKSAIIWEAFKPDTEPERYTRQDAIAAKRNEILALIRAGRQNAESAVVETPVEEGDALVEGGID; encoded by the coding sequence ATGACCGAGCCTGACACGCCATCCACCCAGCCATCGACCTGGGCTTACTTGCGCTACCGCGTGAACCGCGATCTTGGCGGCGCGCTGGCGTGGTTCCGCGCGCGCTGGCGCGAGAGCCGTCTGTTCAGGATGGTGGCGATTGCCTTTGGCCTGTTCCTCGCGCTGTGGATCGCGGTATTCGTATGGCTGGCGAGCGACCTTCCCGAGGCCGAGGCACTGCTCACCTATGAAACGCCGCTGCCCACCGTGGTGCGCGGGGTGGATGGCGAGATCGTTCATTCCTACGCCCGCGAACGGCGCGTGCAGCTGCAATATGCCGACTTCCCGCAGAAGCTGATCGAATCCTACCTTGCAGCCGAGGACAAGACCTTCTTCAGCCACGGCGGCGTCGATTTTCTCGGCACGGCCAATGCGGTGTTCGACTATGCCCGCAAGGCCGGAACGGGTGAGCGCGCCGTGGGCGGTTCCACCATTACCCAGCAGGTCGCCAAGAACCTGCTGCTGGGCGACGAGTATTCGGTGAGCCGCAAGCTGAAGGAAATGATCCTCGCCGGGCGCATCGAGCAGGTGCTGACCAAGCAGGAGATCCTTGAGCTTTATCTCAACGAAATTCCGCTCGGCCGTCGTAGCTTTGGGGTGCAGGCGGCGGCGCGGGCCTATTTCGACAAGGATGTCGATGATCTCGAACTGCACGAGATGGCGTTTCTCGCGATCCTGCCCAAGGCGCCCGAGCGCTATGGGCGGAAAGGTCAGGAACAGGCCGCGCTCGAACGCCGCAATTTCGTTCTGGGGCAGATGGAAGCGAACGGCTTCATCACCGGGTCGGAGCGGCGCGCGGCGGCGGCCAAGCCGCTAGGCCTCGTCACCCAACGCCGCGAACGTAGCGTCGATGCAGGCTATTTCCTCGAAGAAGTGCGCCGCGAACTGATCGAGCGATTTGGCGAGAATGCCGAGGGCGGGCCGAATTCGGTCTATGCCGGGGGCCTGTGGGTGCGCACCTCGCTTGATCCGCAGATGCAGCTTGCGGCGCGTGATGCGCTGCGGGAAGGCTTGCTGCGCTATCACGGCGGGCGGGCCTGGGCAGGGCCGATCGCAACGCTTGACGTGTCAGAGGGCAACTGGGCGAGCCAGCTGCAATCCTCGCCGCTCGGGATCAGCTACAAGGACTGGCGCGTCGGCGTGGTCACCAGCCGCAGCGGCCAGTCTGCGCGGATCGGTTTTGCCGATGGCACCGAGGCACCGCTTGGCGGCCTGCCCAACGCGCTGAAGGCGGGCGATGTGATCGCCGCGAGCCCTTCGGGCAATGGTTGGAACGTGCGCACGATCCCCGAAGCGCAGGGCGCGCTGGTGGTGGAAAGCGCGCAGACCGGGCGGGTGCTGGCCATGCAGGGCGGGTTCGATCATCGCCTGTCGGACTTCAACCGCGCGACCCAGGCCAATCGCCAGCCGGGCTCGACCATCAAGCCCTTCGTCTATGCCGCCGGTCTCGACACCGGGATGACCCCTTCGACCCAGGTCGATAACACGCGATTCTGCTATTATCAGGGCGCAGGGCTGGGCGAGAAGTGCATCCGCGGCGGCACCGGCAGCGGCGGGCAGCACCCGATGCGCTATGGTCTCGAACAGTCGCAGAATATCATGACCGTGCAGATCGGCATGACGGCGGGCATGAACAATGTCGTGCAGGGGATCGAGAAGCTGGGGATCGGCAAGTTCCCCGCCTACCCCTCGACCGCGCTCGGGGCAGGGGAGACGACGCTGGTCAAGATGGTCGCCGCTTACAGCGCGCTCGCCAACCACGGACGTCTCAATCCGCCTACGCTGATCGACTATGTGCAGGACCGCCGCGGCAAGGTGCTGTGGCGCGCCGACAATCGCGACTGCAAGGGCTGCAACATGCCCAAGTGGGACGGCAAGCCCATGCCGCGCTTCGGGGTCAAGGGCACCCAGGCGATGGACGCGCGCACCGCGTTTCAGGTGATGAACATGCTGCGCGGCGCGGTGAGCCGCGGCACCGCGACGGTGCTCAATCCGCTGGGCCTTCCGCTGTTCGGCAAGACCGGCACCACCACCGGCCCCAAGGACGTGTGGTTCATCGGCGGCACCCAGCAGTTGGTTGCGGGTGCTTACGTGGGCTTCGACCAGCCGCGCAACATGGGCGGCTATGCCTTCGGCGGCACGATCGCCGCGCCGATCATCAAGAGCCTGATCGAAAAGACCCGCACGAAATGGTCCGATCTTCCCCCCGTCGCGCCCACGGGCGTTCGCATGGTGCGGGTCGATCGCCGATCGGGCAAGCGCGTGTTCGATGGCTGGCCGAGTGATGATCCCAAGTCGGCGATCATCTGGGAGGCCTTCAAGCCGGACACCGAGCCAGAGCGCTATACCCGGCAGGATGCCATCGCAGCCAAACGCAACGAAATCCTCGCGCTGATCCGCGCCGGGCGGCAGAACGCCGAAAGCGCGGTTGTCGAAACGCCGGTGGAAGAAGGCGATGCTTTAGTGGAGGGCGGAATTGATTGA